Proteins found in one Lutimonas zeaxanthinifaciens genomic segment:
- a CDS encoding SRPBCC family protein has product MKIVKNIILLVLIVFVIASVYLATLDGSYDVSRTRRIKADPEVVFNDLNDYRNWKDWGPWYEQDSTILVQYADNTIGEGGAYTWTSDIEGGGSIKTVEINKPDQIKQEIIFETPFGDMKSDIYWNLKKVESDTELTWGMKGELPFFSRFMASGMEDQLGPMQERGLELFDENIQRKLKIYSIDSIGVVDFSGGFYLYLTTSSKIDQMNPKLAEMMEEIEKFISKNRIRVTGNPYTIYHKFDQENGTTMFSVAYPVQERIITTDSDILTGFMDRGTYHKTILKGSYNNLEEAWQKAMFDAANLKEHTMQDSGEPFEIYVNSPDNTLDPSKLITEIYVPVQIR; this is encoded by the coding sequence ATGAAAATTGTAAAAAATATCATTCTTCTTGTTTTAATCGTATTTGTTATTGCTTCTGTTTATCTGGCAACGCTTGACGGAAGTTACGATGTGTCGAGGACAAGACGGATCAAAGCGGATCCTGAAGTTGTATTTAATGATTTGAACGATTACCGAAACTGGAAAGATTGGGGGCCCTGGTACGAACAGGATTCAACAATCCTTGTTCAATATGCAGATAATACAATAGGGGAGGGTGGTGCTTATACCTGGACTTCTGATATTGAAGGAGGAGGAAGTATTAAAACAGTTGAAATCAATAAACCGGATCAAATAAAACAGGAAATAATATTTGAAACGCCATTTGGTGATATGAAGTCTGATATTTACTGGAATTTGAAAAAAGTGGAATCCGATACAGAATTAACCTGGGGTATGAAGGGAGAACTTCCTTTTTTTTCAAGGTTTATGGCGAGTGGAATGGAGGACCAACTGGGCCCGATGCAGGAACGGGGACTGGAATTATTTGATGAAAATATTCAGAGAAAATTAAAGATATACAGTATTGACTCTATTGGTGTAGTGGATTTTAGCGGAGGGTTCTATTTATACCTGACTACCTCCAGTAAAATTGATCAAATGAATCCAAAACTTGCCGAGATGATGGAAGAAATTGAAAAATTTATATCCAAAAATAGAATTAGAGTGACGGGTAATCCATATACGATCTACCATAAGTTCGATCAGGAAAATGGAACTACTATGTTTTCAGTCGCTTATCCGGTACAGGAAAGAATAATCACAACGGATTCGGATATCCTTACGGGATTCATGGATAGAGGAACATATCACAAAACGATTCTAAAAGGGTCTTATAACAATTTGGAGGAGGCCTGGCAAAAAGCCATGTTTGATGCTGCTAATTTAAAAGAGCATACAATGCAGGATAGCGGAGAACCCTTTGAAATTTACGTCAATTCCCCCGATAATACGCTGGACCCGTCAAAATTGATCACAGAAATTTATGTTCCGGTGCAGATAAGGTAA
- a CDS encoding porin family protein yields MKTIISRLFLFALFVFLTQSTFAQVKIGAKAGYSIGRITDDSDNIYTEDYESTSGVDVGVFVEYPTSDLFSLQLEVLYTQRGGERTGLQPIPTAALEDFGSLIQLNYMLHLQGKDPVSDTNPLYADFKNVSELRYIEIPLLGKLGWGDTWRFYVEAGPYVGFLVSSKQITSGTSLITLDSEGRDPLRVLNPIHDPTDPSTGPLWVPVPPQDFDADTDTKEELNAYNVGFHAGSGLIRRINEKHEVYLGFRGSWGARPIQKDEVFGKSHVGGLVFSLGYAFTL; encoded by the coding sequence ATGAAAACTATTATCTCAAGATTATTTCTTTTTGCACTCTTTGTTTTTTTAACTCAATCCACGTTTGCCCAGGTAAAAATAGGTGCAAAAGCGGGTTATAGTATTGGGAGAATTACAGATGATTCAGACAATATCTATACTGAAGATTATGAGTCTACTTCAGGTGTGGATGTTGGTGTGTTTGTAGAATATCCTACTTCGGATTTATTTTCGCTTCAATTGGAAGTTTTATATACCCAGAGAGGTGGAGAAAGGACCGGTCTGCAACCTATTCCAACAGCCGCTTTAGAAGATTTTGGGTCTCTTATTCAATTGAATTATATGCTCCATCTTCAGGGAAAAGATCCGGTATCAGATACGAATCCACTTTATGCTGATTTTAAGAACGTATCAGAATTGCGTTATATAGAGATTCCGCTTCTCGGAAAACTGGGCTGGGGAGATACCTGGAGGTTCTATGTTGAAGCAGGACCTTATGTGGGTTTCCTTGTTAGTTCCAAACAGATAACGAGCGGTACCAGTTTGATCACGCTTGATTCCGAGGGGAGAGATCCATTAAGAGTTTTAAACCCGATTCATGATCCTACAGATCCTTCTACGGGCCCACTGTGGGTTCCTGTACCTCCGCAGGATTTTGATGCGGATACCGATACTAAGGAAGAATTGAATGCCTATAATGTTGGGTTTCATGCAGGAAGTGGTCTGATCCGTCGTATTAATGAAAAGCATGAAGTTTATTTGGGCTTCAGAGGCTCCTGGGGAGCACGTCCTATTCAAAAAGATGAAGTCTTCGGGAAAAGTCATGTTGGAGGACTTGTTTTCTCCCTGGGTTATGCCTTCACATTATAA
- the rsgA gene encoding ribosome small subunit-dependent GTPase A has translation MTGVIIKSTGSWYWVRTEEHQQFQCRIRGKFRTKGIKSTNPLTVGDHVDFILEENSNTGIITRIHDRKNYIVRKSVNLSKQTHIIAANIDLAFLLITLDNPPTFPAFIDRFLATAEAYDIEAVLLFNKMDLLEGELEEKKNKLIKIYRDIGYTCIEISVLEKTNVELVKNLMLGKTSMFSGHSGVGKSSLINVIDPGLSLKTAEISAQHKQGQHTTTFAEMFPLPTEPESYIIDTPGIKGFGVVDFEKNEISDFFPEFFALKQQCKFNNCLHVNEPKCAVKEALNNGGIAKSRYRSYLQMLEGEEESYRTNSYDI, from the coding sequence ATGACAGGTGTAATCATAAAATCGACTGGAAGCTGGTACTGGGTTCGTACCGAGGAACATCAACAGTTTCAATGCCGGATTAGAGGAAAATTCAGGACCAAGGGAATCAAGAGCACGAACCCTCTGACCGTAGGGGATCACGTCGACTTTATATTGGAAGAAAATTCAAATACAGGCATCATTACACGTATTCATGACCGTAAAAATTACATTGTAAGAAAATCGGTAAACCTCTCAAAACAGACCCACATTATTGCCGCTAATATTGACTTGGCATTTCTTCTGATTACACTTGATAATCCACCGACATTTCCTGCATTTATTGATCGGTTTCTGGCAACGGCAGAGGCCTATGACATCGAAGCTGTTCTATTGTTCAACAAGATGGACCTATTAGAAGGAGAACTGGAAGAAAAGAAAAACAAGCTGATTAAAATTTATCGAGATATAGGTTATACCTGTATTGAAATCTCTGTATTGGAAAAAACCAACGTTGAACTTGTAAAAAATCTTATGTTGGGTAAAACCAGTATGTTTTCAGGCCATTCAGGGGTAGGGAAATCTTCTCTTATTAATGTAATCGACCCCGGACTTTCTTTAAAAACTGCAGAAATAAGCGCACAGCACAAACAGGGCCAGCATACCACAACCTTTGCTGAAATGTTTCCCCTGCCAACAGAACCTGAGAGCTATATCATAGACACACCGGGGATCAAAGGTTTTGGAGTGGTAGACTTTGAAAAAAATGAGATCAGCGACTTTTTCCCTGAATTTTTTGCTTTAAAACAACAATGTAAATTCAACAATTGTTTACACGTAAACGAACCTAAATGCGCCGTAAAGGAGGCACTAAATAATGGGGGAATTGCAAAATCACGCTACAGAAGTTACCTGCAAATGCTTGAAGGTGAAGAAGAGAGCTACCGGACCAATTCTTATGACATTTAG
- a CDS encoding SCO family protein, producing the protein MYLIEFFKKSKSTLLFLFFFSILFIPILYFLVKPKSELPVYNPVDVNPRLVADEVKHISRDHRIGEFHLINQNGDTITNKDFEDKIYIADFFFTRCQTICPIMAINMSELQKHYKDDEDLKFLSHSVTPVIDSVPVLKAYALKNRAIDGKWEITTGEKPHIYELARKSYFAVLDEGDGGEQDFIHTEQFVLVDKKKQIRGFYDGTDATEIERIIKDIEILRSEEK; encoded by the coding sequence ATGTATTTAATAGAATTTTTCAAAAAATCGAAATCAACCTTACTCTTTCTGTTTTTCTTTTCGATCTTGTTTATCCCGATTTTGTATTTTTTGGTTAAACCAAAATCAGAGCTTCCTGTCTACAATCCGGTAGATGTGAATCCGCGGCTTGTCGCGGATGAAGTAAAACATATTAGCCGAGATCATCGCATCGGTGAATTTCATCTGATCAACCAAAACGGCGATACCATAACCAATAAAGATTTTGAGGACAAGATATATATAGCTGATTTTTTCTTCACAAGATGCCAGACCATCTGTCCCATAATGGCGATCAATATGTCCGAGCTGCAAAAACATTATAAGGATGATGAAGATTTAAAATTCCTGTCTCATTCTGTAACCCCTGTTATTGACAGTGTACCTGTGCTTAAGGCCTATGCGCTTAAGAACAGAGCTATCGATGGAAAATGGGAGATCACAACAGGTGAAAAGCCTCATATTTATGAATTGGCCAGGAAATCCTATTTTGCTGTTTTGGATGAAGGAGATGGTGGAGAACAGGATTTTATTCATACGGAGCAGTTTGTTCTGGTTGATAAAAAAAAGCAGATCAGAGGGTTCTATGATGGTACGGACGCAACAGAAATAGAAAGGATTATAAAGGATATTGAGATTTTAAGGTCCGAAGAAAAATAA
- a CDS encoding TspO/MBR family protein gives MTLRVIIFLVLNFSALALGGLFTGKGVPSEWYMQLNKAPWTPPGWVFGTAWTTIMICFSFYMAYLWPAVENKSFLIGLYLVQWLLNVAWNPTFFYFQNIQGGLLIISFLTLVVGYFLFRYFPQLKYKSVLILPYFVWLLIATSLNGYIFFKN, from the coding sequence ATGACTTTAAGAGTAATTATTTTTCTGGTTTTGAACTTTTCTGCACTGGCTCTTGGTGGTTTATTCACAGGAAAAGGGGTTCCTTCTGAATGGTATATGCAACTCAACAAAGCGCCATGGACCCCGCCGGGATGGGTTTTTGGAACAGCCTGGACAACCATTATGATCTGTTTTTCATTTTATATGGCCTATTTATGGCCAGCAGTGGAAAACAAATCCTTTTTAATCGGTTTATATCTTGTTCAGTGGTTGCTGAACGTAGCATGGAACCCTACTTTTTTTTATTTCCAGAATATTCAGGGCGGCCTCCTGATCATTAGTTTTTTGACGCTGGTAGTCGGATATTTTTTATTTCGCTACTTCCCGCAGCTGAAATATAAATCCGTCCTGATTTTACCCTACTTTGTCTGGCTGCTTATTGCCACCTCGCTCAATGGGTACATTTTTTTTAAAAACTAA
- a CDS encoding DNA-3-methyladenine glycosylase I: MMKVRCSWCGDDPLYIQYHDSEWGVPVYADRVLFEYLLLETFQAGLSWITILRKRQNFAQAFDQFDYQKIALYDAKKYDELIENKGIIRNKLKIKSATGNANAFIKIQKEFGSFSTYIWSFSNNKPLNNNWAATDELPASTALSEKISKDLKKRGFKFVGATVVYAFMQAIGMVNDHMNKCFRHKEIEAQHHQM, encoded by the coding sequence ATGATGAAAGTCAGATGTTCATGGTGTGGTGACGACCCCTTATATATTCAGTATCATGACTCAGAATGGGGTGTACCGGTATACGCCGATCGTGTTTTGTTTGAATATCTTTTACTTGAAACTTTTCAGGCTGGTCTCAGCTGGATTACCATTTTGAGGAAAAGACAAAATTTTGCCCAGGCTTTTGATCAATTCGACTATCAAAAAATTGCCTTATATGACGCTAAAAAATATGATGAACTTATAGAAAACAAAGGTATCATCAGAAACAAGCTGAAAATAAAATCTGCCACAGGAAACGCAAATGCATTTATTAAGATTCAAAAGGAATTTGGAAGTTTTTCAACCTACATATGGAGTTTCAGCAACAACAAACCCCTGAATAATAACTGGGCGGCAACCGATGAATTGCCGGCCTCAACAGCTCTTTCTGAGAAGATCTCTAAGGATTTAAAAAAAAGAGGATTTAAGTTTGTGGGAGCTACTGTCGTTTATGCGTTTATGCAGGCTATTGGGATGGTCAATGACCATATGAACAAATGTTTCCGTCATAAAGAGATTGAGGCTCAGCATCATCAAATGTAA
- a CDS encoding 3-oxoacyl-ACP synthase, producing MKIKESLFIQCDHAVKDKLETIRTFIKNNRSALDQESKSSAGDKHETGRAMLHLEMEKASRQLSEAIKMKEILQKIDLVQVSEKIKLGSLIETDQGNFFLSVSLGPIKIQNKTYYAVSTDSPVGHLLLGKETGASIEMGSRIFNILKVQ from the coding sequence ATGAAAATAAAGGAGTCCTTATTCATTCAATGTGATCATGCCGTTAAGGATAAACTGGAAACTATCAGGACATTTATTAAAAATAACAGGTCGGCCCTGGATCAGGAATCAAAAAGCTCCGCAGGAGATAAACATGAGACCGGCAGGGCAATGCTGCATTTAGAAATGGAAAAAGCCTCAAGGCAGTTGTCAGAAGCAATTAAAATGAAGGAAATATTGCAAAAAATAGACCTGGTGCAAGTTTCAGAAAAAATAAAGCTCGGGAGCCTGATCGAGACCGATCAGGGTAATTTCTTCCTATCGGTTAGCTTAGGCCCGATAAAAATTCAAAACAAAACGTATTATGCCGTTTCCACTGATTCTCCTGTAGGGCATTTGTTGCTTGGAAAAGAAACCGGGGCTTCCATTGA
- a CDS encoding dipeptidyl-peptidase 3 family protein, with protein sequence MKTRYLFSLLLAMTLVISCQNQKDAKEIQSAEVKKTESFEYVSEQFADIKILRYQIPGFDQLSLQQKKYVYFLTQAGLSGRDIMYDQNYRYNLSIRRALENIYKNYEGDRNSDAWKSFEIYLKRIWFSNGIHHHYASTKFDPGFTEDYLNELMNATGTELRAEALDVIFNDQDRKKVNLNDETGLIKGSAINFYGPDLTVEEVSAYYDGIKVSANQPIEKGLNSKLLRENGEIVEKIWKSGGMYGASIDKIIFWLEKAKEVAENEAQAKGLELLIKYYQTGDLKTWDEYNIVWAKATDGDIDYINGFIEVYNDPKGYKGSYESVVQIKDFEMSQKMAALAKEAQWFEDNSTLDPSHKKKNVVGVSYKTVNVAGEAGDASPATPIGINLPNNNWIREQHGSKSVSLGNIIHAYNNAGSSGRLKEFAYDEDEIKFEEEYGQLADKLHTALHEVIGHASGQLNPGVGTPKETLKNYSSTLEEARADLVGLYYLPDTKLVEIGVSPDAAGIGKAAYDGYIRNGLMTQLIRLNLGDDIEEAHMRNRQLVAAWAMEKGSKDKVIEKIYKDGKTYFKVNDYDKLRVLFGELLKEIQRIKSEGDFEAGKALVENYGVKVDQELHKEILERNSKFKSAPYSGFINPVLVPKMDENGEITDIIVEQPESFAVQMLAYAKDFTTLPDEN encoded by the coding sequence ATGAAAACCAGATATTTATTCAGTTTATTACTGGCAATGACGCTCGTAATTTCCTGTCAAAATCAAAAAGACGCCAAAGAAATACAAAGTGCAGAAGTCAAGAAAACGGAATCCTTCGAGTATGTATCAGAACAATTTGCAGATATCAAAATTTTGCGATACCAGATTCCCGGTTTTGACCAGCTTTCATTACAACAAAAAAAATATGTCTATTTCCTTACTCAGGCAGGACTGTCGGGTAGAGACATTATGTATGATCAGAATTACAGATATAATTTGAGTATACGAAGAGCCCTTGAAAATATTTACAAAAATTACGAGGGAGATAGAAACAGCGATGCCTGGAAAAGTTTTGAGATCTATTTGAAAAGAATCTGGTTTTCTAATGGTATTCATCACCATTATGCAAGTACTAAGTTCGATCCAGGATTTACAGAGGATTATCTGAATGAATTAATGAATGCTACGGGAACAGAGCTTCGGGCAGAAGCTTTAGATGTTATTTTCAATGACCAGGATCGCAAAAAAGTCAATTTAAATGATGAAACCGGCCTGATAAAAGGGTCAGCAATTAATTTCTATGGCCCGGATTTGACGGTGGAAGAAGTCAGTGCTTATTACGATGGTATTAAGGTCAGTGCCAATCAACCTATCGAAAAAGGTTTAAATTCAAAATTGCTGAGGGAAAATGGTGAAATTGTAGAGAAAATCTGGAAAAGCGGTGGAATGTACGGGGCTTCCATTGATAAAATCATCTTCTGGCTGGAAAAGGCAAAGGAAGTTGCTGAGAATGAGGCCCAGGCAAAAGGACTGGAATTATTGATAAAATACTATCAGACGGGAGATTTAAAAACCTGGGATGAATACAATATTGTTTGGGCAAAAGCAACCGACGGAGACATCGACTATATCAATGGTTTTATTGAAGTATACAATGACCCCAAAGGATATAAAGGTTCCTACGAGTCTGTGGTTCAAATAAAAGATTTTGAAATGTCCCAAAAAATGGCAGCCCTTGCAAAAGAGGCCCAATGGTTTGAAGACAATTCAACTCTTGATCCTTCTCATAAAAAAAAGAATGTGGTTGGTGTTTCATATAAAACCGTCAATGTTGCCGGTGAAGCGGGAGATGCTTCTCCTGCAACGCCAATCGGGATCAACCTCCCCAATAATAACTGGATCAGAGAACAGCATGGATCTAAATCAGTTTCACTCGGAAATATAATACATGCATATAACAATGCTGGAAGTTCGGGCAGACTTAAAGAATTTGCCTATGATGAAGATGAAATTAAATTCGAAGAAGAATACGGGCAACTAGCTGATAAATTGCATACAGCACTTCATGAAGTAATCGGGCATGCCAGCGGACAGTTGAATCCCGGAGTAGGCACTCCAAAAGAAACGCTAAAAAACTATTCTTCCACACTTGAAGAAGCAAGAGCCGACCTTGTTGGCCTCTATTATTTACCTGATACCAAGTTAGTGGAAATTGGTGTTTCTCCTGATGCGGCTGGAATTGGTAAGGCAGCTTATGACGGATATATCAGAAATGGTTTAATGACCCAGCTTATCCGGTTGAACTTAGGTGATGATATAGAGGAGGCTCACATGAGAAATCGTCAGCTGGTTGCTGCCTGGGCTATGGAAAAAGGTAGTAAAGACAAGGTCATTGAAAAAATATATAAAGATGGCAAAACCTACTTTAAGGTAAATGATTATGACAAATTAAGGGTCCTTTTTGGGGAACTGCTCAAAGAAATTCAGAGAATAAAATCTGAAGGTGATTTTGAAGCCGGTAAAGCTTTAGTTGAAAATTATGGAGTTAAGGTAGATCAGGAATTACATAAAGAAATTCTTGAAAGAAACAGCAAGTTTAAATCTGCTCCTTATTCCGGTTTTATCAATCCGGTTTTGGTACCTAAAATGGATGAAAATGGTGAAATCACAGATATTATAGTCGAGCAACCTGAAAGTTTTGCAGTGCAAATGCTCGCGTATGCAAAAGACTTTACTACTTTACCGGATGAAAATTAG
- the dtd gene encoding D-aminoacyl-tRNA deacylase yields MKAVIQRVQQASVKVDGELISAIDQGILVLLGITSTDNKEDIDWLSRKIANLRIFNDENGVMNLSLKDVGGETIVVSQFTLMANTKKGNRPSYTKAANAEVAVPLYKEFISTFEALVGKKIGTGQFGADMKIELLNDGPVTIIIDTEYKQ; encoded by the coding sequence ATGAAAGCTGTTATCCAGAGAGTCCAACAAGCCTCCGTCAAAGTAGACGGCGAACTGATCAGTGCTATTGATCAGGGAATTCTCGTTCTTCTTGGGATAACATCAACTGACAACAAGGAAGATATTGATTGGTTAAGCAGAAAGATTGCGAATCTCAGAATATTTAATGATGAAAATGGCGTCATGAATCTTTCTTTAAAAGATGTAGGAGGTGAAACCATTGTGGTCAGCCAGTTTACCCTGATGGCCAATACAAAAAAAGGAAATCGGCCTTCGTACACAAAAGCAGCCAATGCTGAGGTAGCCGTACCACTCTACAAGGAATTCATTAGCACATTTGAGGCTTTAGTAGGTAAAAAAATCGGAACAGGACAATTTGGTGCTGATATGAAGATTGAGTTGTTGAATGATGGGCCAGTAACCATTATAATAGATACAGAATACAAACAATGA
- a CDS encoding FeoA family protein: protein MDTSIANLRVGERGMIQEISLEKIPLSLLEMGCIPGESVELIQRAPLKDPLYIRVNGSHLAIRTETAAQILITKE from the coding sequence TTGGATACAAGTATTGCAAATTTAAGGGTTGGTGAAAGAGGTATGATACAGGAAATTTCTTTGGAAAAAATTCCGTTATCCTTGCTTGAGATGGGATGCATACCAGGTGAAAGCGTTGAATTGATACAAAGGGCACCTCTGAAGGATCCGCTCTACATCAGGGTCAATGGCAGCCACCTTGCAATACGAACCGAAACTGCCGCTCAAATTCTGATCACGAAAGAATAA
- the feoB gene encoding ferrous iron transport protein B, translating into MPEHKAIRVALVGNPNTGKTSLFNQLTGLNQKVGNYPGITVDKKVGKSQLGKDMIASVIDLPGTYSINPTSIDENIVLQTLLNQDHDDFPDVIVVVADVENIKRNLLLYSQIKDLQIPTVLAINMADQLALKGVEIDLETLKNELKSEVVLVSARKNQGIDDLKKVLIDYKKLNTEPLATISSRIDKLYFEEMDTSISGLSLYKTWLYVTQMQEFPGLDEKEIEIIQKYKQDQQKIKKYQHKETIFRYQQINAILKKTYSVDRSKAKDLRSRLDRVLTHRIFGYLIFALILMMIFQSIFDWANVPMDYIDAFFAELSSKAQQWLPEGKLSDLISEGVIPGIGGIVIFIPQIAILFLFVSILEETGYMSRVVFLMDKIMRRFGMSGKSVVPLISGTACAIPAVMATRNISGWKERLITILVVPFVTCSARLPVYAIIIALIIPDDRVLGIFSLQGMTLLGLYLLGFLMAIVSGFVLHKTLKVEGKSFFLIEMPDYKLPSMKNVFFTVIEKTKAFVFGAGKIILAISIILWFLASNGPAAFDTADKDFQAAYLSDEKSSTSYDEALASYKLENSYIGVMGKSIEPAIRPLGYDWKIGIALIASFAAREVFVGTLATIYSVGNDDEEQSTIKQRMSEEINETTGEKLFNLPVGMSLLIFYAFAMQCVSTLAIVKRETNSWKWPLIQLMGMGLIAYLASFITFSILN; encoded by the coding sequence ATGCCGGAACATAAAGCCATAAGAGTAGCTTTAGTTGGTAATCCTAATACAGGAAAGACCTCGCTTTTTAATCAATTGACCGGCTTGAATCAAAAAGTCGGGAATTATCCGGGTATAACGGTGGATAAAAAAGTTGGGAAATCCCAGCTGGGAAAGGACATGATCGCATCTGTAATCGATCTTCCGGGTACCTACAGTATCAACCCGACCAGCATTGATGAGAATATTGTACTTCAAACACTTTTAAACCAGGATCACGATGATTTCCCGGATGTGATCGTTGTCGTGGCCGATGTAGAAAATATCAAACGGAATCTTTTATTGTATTCTCAGATCAAGGATCTTCAGATTCCAACTGTGCTGGCCATTAATATGGCGGATCAGCTTGCTCTTAAAGGTGTCGAAATAGACCTTGAGACTTTGAAGAATGAGCTTAAAAGTGAAGTGGTTCTTGTAAGTGCCAGAAAAAATCAGGGAATTGATGATCTAAAGAAGGTACTCATTGATTACAAAAAACTGAATACCGAGCCGCTGGCAACAATTTCAAGCAGAATTGATAAGCTGTATTTTGAGGAAATGGATACGTCTATTTCAGGATTGTCCCTTTACAAAACCTGGTTATACGTTACCCAAATGCAGGAGTTTCCTGGCCTGGATGAAAAGGAAATTGAAATAATTCAAAAGTATAAACAGGATCAGCAAAAGATTAAGAAGTATCAACATAAAGAGACCATTTTTCGCTACCAGCAGATCAATGCGATCTTAAAGAAAACATATTCCGTAGACCGTTCAAAAGCGAAAGACCTGAGAAGTCGTCTCGATCGTGTTTTGACCCATCGAATCTTTGGATATTTGATTTTCGCACTTATTCTGATGATGATTTTTCAATCAATATTCGATTGGGCAAATGTTCCAATGGATTACATTGATGCATTTTTTGCCGAATTGAGTTCAAAGGCCCAGCAATGGTTGCCTGAAGGCAAATTGTCTGACTTGATCAGTGAAGGAGTAATACCGGGAATCGGTGGCATTGTTATTTTTATTCCACAGATTGCCATTCTCTTTTTATTCGTTTCAATTTTGGAAGAGACCGGTTATATGAGTCGTGTTGTGTTTTTGATGGATAAGATCATGCGCAGGTTCGGTATGAGTGGAAAGAGTGTGGTTCCTTTGATTTCGGGAACAGCTTGTGCTATTCCGGCGGTTATGGCTACAAGAAACATAAGTGGATGGAAGGAAAGATTAATCACTATTTTAGTTGTACCCTTCGTTACATGTTCTGCTCGTCTTCCTGTCTATGCGATCATTATTGCACTGATCATTCCTGATGACAGGGTACTTGGAATATTCAGTTTGCAGGGAATGACCTTGCTCGGATTATATCTTTTAGGCTTTCTTATGGCCATTGTTTCAGGATTTGTACTTCACAAAACACTCAAAGTGGAAGGGAAAAGTTTTTTTCTGATCGAAATGCCTGATTATAAGTTGCCCTCAATGAAAAATGTATTTTTTACTGTAATTGAGAAAACCAAGGCCTTTGTGTTTGGTGCTGGAAAAATTATTCTCGCCATATCAATAATTTTATGGTTTTTGGCTTCGAACGGACCTGCTGCATTTGACACCGCTGATAAGGATTTTCAAGCAGCATACCTTTCTGATGAAAAAAGTAGTACAAGTTACGATGAAGCCCTGGCATCCTATAAACTTGAGAACTCCTACATTGGGGTAATGGGCAAAAGTATCGAGCCTGCCATACGTCCCCTGGGTTACGACTGGAAAATAGGAATTGCTCTTATTGCCTCTTTTGCAGCGCGGGAAGTATTTGTTGGAACTCTCGCCACTATTTACAGTGTTGGCAACGACGATGAGGAACAATCAACCATTAAACAGAGAATGTCCGAAGAGATCAATGAAACCACAGGCGAGAAACTTTTTAATCTCCCGGTTGGTATGTCCCTGTTGATTTTTTATGCTTTTGCCATGCAATGCGTGAGTACCCTGGCCATTGTAAAGCGGGAAACCAATAGCTGGAAGTGGCCCCTGATACAACTCATGGGAATGGGATTGATTGCGTATTTGGCTTCATTTATTACTTTTTCGATTTTAAATTAA